The Vidua chalybeata isolate OUT-0048 chromosome 35, bVidCha1 merged haplotype, whole genome shotgun sequence nucleotide sequence NNNNNNNNNNNNNNNNNNNNNNNNNNNNNNNNNNNNNNNNNNNNNNNNNNNNNNNNNNNNNNNNNNNNNNNNNNNNNNNNNNNNNNNNNNNNNNNNNccccatttcctcccccatttccccgtttttcccccatttccccgttttcccccccatttcctccccgttttccccccatttccccccatttccccgtttttcccccattcccccattcccgcTCTCGGTGGCCGCAGGGCGAGCGGATCCTGGCGGAGCTGCTGCGGCTGCCGGGCCGCGGCGTGGCCGTGCGCGTGGCGGTCAGCGCGCCCTCGCCCGAGGCGCCGCTGGACGATCTGCGGGCGCTGGAGCGCAGCGGtgagcgcggcggggcgggcccccccccccccaaatttgggggtccctcggggtttgggggggggcgGATCTCGGGGGGAGTTCCGGTGGGAGACGCGCGATGCCGGCGCCGCAGGTGCGGCCGTGCGCGCCGTGGACCTGCCGCGCCTCACCGGCGGCGTGCTGCACACCAAGTTCTGGCTGGTGGACGGCGTCCATCTCTACATTGGCAGCGCCAACATGGACTGGAGGGCCTTGACACAGGTGGGTCCTGCCGGGGGGGGACGGAGACGACGGGGTCGGCGCCAAACCCAACAGGGTCGGTGCCAAACCCGATGGGATTGGTGCCAAACCCGATGGGATTGGTGCCAAACCCAATGGATGGCGCCAAACCCAACGGGATTGGTGCCAAACCCAACGGGGTCGGTGCCAAACCCAATGGGATTGGTGCCAAACCCAGTGGGATTGGTGCCAAACCCAATGGATGGTGCCAAACCCAGCGGGGTCAGTGCCAAACCCAACGGGGTCGGTGCCAAACCCAGTGGGATTGGTGCCAAACCCAATGGATGGTGCCAAACCCAACGGGATTGGTGCCAAACCCAACGGGGTTGGTGTGGAACCCAACGGTGTTGTGTTGAACCCAATGGGTGGTGCCAAACCCAACGGGATTGGTGTCGAACCCAACGGGATCGGTGCTAAACCAAACAGGGTTGGTGTTGAACCCAATGGATGGTGCCAGACTCAATGGGGTTGGCCCCAAACCCAATGGATGGTGCCAAACGCAACGGGGTTGGTGTCAAACCCAATGGGATTGGTGTTGAACTGAATGGATGGCCCCAAACCTAATGGGGTTGGTGCCTAACCCAATGGATGGTGCCAACCCCAACATGGTCGGCACCAAACCCAATGGAGTTGGCACCAAACCCAATGGCATTGATCCCAACCCCAACAAGGTCGGCACCAAACCCAATGGAGTTGGCACCAAACCCAATGGCGTTGATCCCAACCCCAACATGGTCGGCACCAAACCCAATGGAGTTGGCACCAAACCCAATGGCGTTGATCCCAACCCCAACATGGTCGGCACCAAACCCAATGGCGTTGATCCCAAACCCAATGAGGTTGGCCCCAAACCCAACACGGACGGTGCCGAACCCAACACCGGCTGAACCCAACGTGATGGGCACCCCCCAACCCCGGCACCGGCGCCGTCCCAAACCTCGGCCATCGGGGAGGGCCAACGGCGCCGTCCCGCGAGTCGCCGGCGCCGCTCGCCGCAGGTGAAGGAGCTCGGAGCCGCCATCTACAACTGCAGCTGCTTGGCCGAAGATTTGGGCAAAATCTTCGAGGCCTACTGGGCTCTGGGCGTTCCCGGCGCGTCCATCCCGGCGCCGTGGCCGGACAACTACTCCACGTCCATCAACGCCGAGACGCCGCTGGAGACGACGCTCAACGGCACCGCGGCCGCCGTCTACTTCTCGGTACGTGCCGCGCCGCCGCGAccggcgccgccggggccggccGCGCCGGGCTGAAGCCGGCCGTGACCCTCCCGGCAGAGCTCGCCGCCCGCGCTGCTCGCCGCCGGCCGCACCGGCGACCTGGAGGCGCTGCTGGGCGTCGTGGACGGCGCGGCGGCGTTCGTGGACGTGGCGGTGATGAGCTACGTGGCGAGCACCGAGTTCTCGCGGCCGGAGCGCTTCTGGCCGGCCATCGACGAGCGGCTGCGGCGCGCCGTGGTGGAGCGCGGCGTGCGGCTGCGGCTGCTGGCCGGCTGCTGGCCCCACAGCCGCGCCGCCATGTTCCCCTTCCTCAAGTCGCTGGCCGCCGTCGCCGACAACCGCACGGGCTACGCCGTGGAGGTGGTGGGTGCCGGGGACGGTCCCCTCTGGGGGGGCGGCGGTGCCATcgggggtggcagtgccattAGAGGGGTGGCGGTGCCATCGGGAAGGTGACAATCCCTTCAGGGAGAGGTGACAGATCCCTCAGGGGGGTGGCAGTGACATCAGGGGGGTGGCAATGCCCTGAGAGGGGTGACAGACCCCTCAGAGGGGTGGCAGTGCCATcaggggtggcagtgccatTAGGGGTAGGGGACAGACCCCTcaggggggtggcagtgccatcGGGAAGGTGACAATCCCCTCAGGGGTGTGACAATCCCCTCGGGGGGGGTGGTGACAATCCCCTCAGATGGGTGACAATCCCCTCGGGGGGGGTGGTGACAATCCCCTCGGGGGGGTGACAATCCCCTCGGGTGGGTGGTGACAATCCCCTCGGGGGGGTGGTGACAATCCCCCCGGGTGGGTGACAATCCCCCCGGGGGTGGTGACAATCCCCCCGGGTGGGTGACAATCCCCTCGGGGGGGTGACAATCCCCTCGGGGGGTGGTGACAATCCCCTTGGGGTGGTGACAATCCCCTCGGGGTGGTGACAATCCCCTCGGGGGAGGTGACAATCCCCTTGGGGTGGTGACAATCCCCTCGGGGGAGGTGACAATCCCCTCAGGGTGGTGACAATCCCCTCGGTGGGGATGGTGACAATCCCCTTGGGGTGGTGACAATCCCCTCGGTGTGGTGACAATCCCCTCAGGCATGGTGGTGACAATCCCCCCGGGGGTGGTGACAATCCCCCTGGGGGAGGTGACAATCCCCCCGGGTGGGTGACAATCCCCCCGGGGGTGGTGACAATCCCCTCGGGGGTGGTGACAATCCCCTCGGGGGGTGGTGACAATCCCCTCAGGGGGGTGACAATCCCCTCAGGGGGGTGGTGACAATCCCCCCGGGGGTGGTGACAATCCCCTCAGGGGGGTGACAATCCCCTCGGGGGTGGTGACAATCCCCTCAGGGGGGTGGTGACAATCCCCCCGGGGGTGGTGACAATCCCCTCAGGGGGGTGACAATCCCCTCGGGGGTGGTGACAATCCCCTCAGGGGGGTGGTGACAATCCCCCCGGGGGTGGTGACAATCCCCTCGGGGGGGTGACAATCCCCTCAGGGGGGTGACAATCCCCTCAGGGGGGTGGTGACAATCCCCCCGGGGGTGGTGACAATCCCCTCAGGGGGGTGACAATCCCCTCGGGGTGGTGACAATCCCCTCGGGGGGTGGTGACAATCCCCTCAGGGGGGTGACAATCCCCCCGGGGGTGGTGACAATCCCCTCAGGGGGGTGGTGACAATCCCCTCAGGGGGGTGACAATCCCCCCGGGGGTGGTGACAATCCCCTCGGGGGGTGGTGACAATCCCCTCGGGATGGTGACAATCCCCTCGGGTGGGTGGTGACAATCCCCTCGGGTGGGTGACAATCCCCTCGGGTGGGTGACAATCCCCTCAGGGGGGGGACAATCCCCTCGGGTGGGTGACAATCCCCTTGGGGTGGTGACAATCCCCTCGGGGGAGGTGACAATCCCCTTGGGGTGGTGACAATCCCCTCGGGGGAGGTGACAATCCCCTCAGGGTGGTGACAATCCCCTCGGTGGGGATGGTGACAATCCCCTTGGGGTGGTGACAATCCCCTCGGGTGGGTGACAATCCCCTCGGGTGGGTGACAATCCCCTCAGGGGGGGGACAATCCCCTCGGGTGGGTGACAATCCCCTTGGGGTGGTGACAATCCCCTCGGGGGAGGTGACAATCCCCTTGGGGTGGTGACAATCCCCTCGGGGGAGGTGACAATCCCCTCAGGGTGGTGACAATCCCCTCGGTGGGGATGGTGACAATCCCCTTGGGGTGGTGACAATCCCCTCGGGTGGGTGACAATCCCCTCGGTGTGGTGACAATCCCCTCAGGGGGGTGACAATCCCCTCGGGGGTGGTGACAATCCCCTCAGGGGGGTGGTGACAATCCCCCCGGGGGTGGTGACAATCCCCCCGGGGGGGTGACAATCCCCCCGGGGGTGGTGACAATCCCCCCGGGGGTGGTGACAATCCCCCCGGGGGGGTGACACCGGTGCAGCGCCTGTTCCTGGTGCCGGCCAGCGCGGCGCAGAGCCGGATCCCCTTCGCGCGCGTCAGCCACACCAAGTACATGGTGACCGACAAGGCCGCCTACGTGGGTGCGCCACGCCGCGGGGCACTTCGGGGCAgtttggggagtttgggggtgtttggcagagttttggggcagtttgggggcgttttggggagttttggggagtttgggggtgttttggggcattttggggtgtttgggggtgttttggggcagttttggggcagattttggggcggttttAGAGTGGGTTTGTGGCCAgtttggggcagattttggggtggtttggggagtttgggggcgttttggggagtttgggggcattttggggagttttggggcagttttgggcagattttggggcggttttAGAGCGGGTTtggagcagattttggggtggtttggggtgtttgggggtgtttggcagagttttggggcattttgaagcattttggggagtttgggggcattttggggcattttggggagttttggggagtttgggggcattttggggcagattttggggtggtttggggagtttgggggcgttttggggagttttggggcagttttggggcagattttggggtgggtttaGAGCGGTTTTGTGGCCAgtttggggcagattttggggtggtttgggggcagtttggggagttttggggagtttgggggcgttttggggagttttgggacggttttggggcagttttggggagTTCGGGGGCgttttggggagatttggggagttctggggggttttggggaattttgggggcgttttggggcagattttggggcgGGTTTAGAGCGGTTTTGTGGCCActttggggcagattttggggtgttttgggggtattttgaggtggttttgaggtgttttggggcattttgggttggttttggggtgaatccTCCCCGTCCCCCTCCCCACAATCTCCCACAGGCACATCCAACTGGTCCGGGGACTACTTCGAGCGCACGGCGGGCTCGGCGCTGGTGGTGGCGCAGcccggggccggcgcggggACGTTCCGGGAGCGGCTCCAGGACGTCTTCGAGCGGGACTGGAGCTCCCAGTACAGCGTGGACATCGGCgacagccagagctggggcagccgCTGCGGGCCCCGCTAGCGCCGGcgtttttggggggaaaaaaaacaagagaaatggGTTTTGTGGAGCTTGCGTTGGTGTGGTTTGAGGGGGTTTGTGATTATTGGACACCCAAACCTCTCCCTGgaaccccaaattcctccctggaACCCCAAACTCCTCCCTGGACCCCCAAACCTCTCCCTGgaaccccaaattcctccctgaTCCCCGAAACCCCTCCCTAGAGATCCAAATTCCTCCctggacccccaaaatcctctctGGAACCCCAAACTCCTCCctggacccccaaaatcctccctggatccccaaattcctccctggaCCCCCAAATTCATCCCTggatccccaaattcctccctggatccccaaacccctccctaGAGATCCAAATTCCTCCctggacccccaaaatcctccctgctcccccaaattcctccctggaCCTCCAAATTCTTCCCTGGGCCCATAAACCCTCCCtggacccccaaacccctcccttgaaccccaaaatcctccctggaaccccaaattcctccgtggacccccaaaatcctccctggaaccccaaacccctccctgaacccccaaattcctccctggacccccaaaccccttcctGGAGCCCTAAACCCTTCCCTgatcccccaaacccctccctggagccccaaacccctccctggagcccccagccccatcacACTcgaggttttttttgggattaaCGTTTATTCTGGCCAAAACAAGCGTGAGGGGCCGGGGTGGGGGGCAGCACCCTTGTGCCCCCCTTCCCTGGTTAAtggaaacaccccaaaaatgggcaaaaaagCCTCAaagccccccccaaaaaaaggcTGGATTAGGAATTCGGGAGGGAGGGAGTTAGAGAGGGTCTGGGGGAGCTCAGTCACCGCTTTGGGGGgctccccaaagccccccccCAGGTTGGGAGGGGGGCTCATGGCTCGCCACAGATTTGGGGGCTCAGCACCAGCTGCggcagctggaatttgggggtCCCCTGGCCCCGGAGCCCCCCCGGATCGCAGCGGGAGGAGATCCCCCCGAcgccagggatttgggggtccccggGGCAGAGCTCCACGTCGGGGAACCGCATCCTCCCCAATTTGGGGGGCTCCGGCGAGGCCCCGCCGGGGGTGAAacccaccctgggcacccagcggcggcgccgggggtTCCCATGGCGGGGGCTCCTCCTTCCTCAGCGACGGGCTTGGAGCcgcccctcctcatcctcccgGAGGCTCCCGCCGCGCTCCCGGAGGAGCCAGCCCCGAATTTGGGGAGTTTCACCCCAAAGCGGCGCCCGGGGGGCTCCGAGGTGCCGTCCAAGCCCGGCGGCGCCAGCTCCAGCACCGGCACCTTCAGCGCCGGCGGCTCCGGAGCCCGGCGGGCCTCGGGGCGCtccggtgccggtgccggttCGGGTCCCGGCAGGGCGAACCCCACGGCGGGGATGGGGATCCGGGGCGGCCACGGCGGCGCCGAAGCCCCCCGGGATTTCGGCCTGGACCGGAGGGTCCCGGCGCGCTCCGGTGCCGTCCAGCCCAGGATCAGGCTCTCGGCGCTGCCCCCCCGTTTCGGGGGCgctttggggacccccccggggcGGAGGTCGGGGCTGGACCCCCCGAATTtcggcagcgccgccgccgcgatGCCGAAGCGCGGGGCGCGGAGCCGCGGGGACCCCGGAGCGCCCCCGGCCCCGAAGCGGGGACCGTCCTCGATGTCACCGAACGGCGCCAGCGACAGTTTGGGGACCTTCAGCTTGGCCCCGGCGTCCCCCACCGCCCCCAGGTGCAGCTCCACGCTGGGGATGGCGATCCCGGGGGGCGGCACCGGCGGGGTCCCGCCGCCCTCCCGCAGCTTGGCCAGCGCCCGCCCGAGGCGGGGGAGGCGGAATTTGGGGGGCTTGGGGGCGATTTCCACCGCCGGAGCCTCCAGCTCCCGGCTGAGCTTCCGCAGCCCCTGGGCGAACCTGGACCCCGCGTCCGGGCTAGCgccggggggctccgggctAGCGAGGCCGAGCTCCGGCGCCAGCTCCACGGCGGCTTTGGGGACGTCGATGGGGACGGAGGGGACGCGCAGGGCCGGGAACCCCCCACGAGCGCCCGGCGCCCCCTCCTCATCTCCCCCGGCGCCTTCGGGGGTCGTGGCCGGGCCCCCCTTTCCCCACGGGGGTGGGCTTAGCCCCAGGGACCCCTTGGGAGCCGCCAGCTCCACGGCCGGGATGCGGGGCCCGGAGCCGGCCGGGGGCAgctcggggggctcggggggctccggCAGCGGCGTCCGGGCCGCGGCCGCTTCCCGCACGGTGAGGCGGGGTCGCGGTGGGCGCGGGGGCTccgggggcaccgggggctccggggcggcggcgccgcggggctTGGGAAGCTTCGGGAGCTTGGGAAGGGCCAGTTCCACCGagagcggggcggcggcgggcgggacGGGCGCTGCCGGCGGCTTCTTGGGGGCCGCGGGCACCGGGATGGGctgggggggcacggggggatGTGGGGCACACGGGATGGGGGGAGCGCCGGCACCCCACAAACCATGCCGCGTCCACAGGGAGCCCAAAGCACCCCGAAACCCGCCCACGGGGAGCCCCAAacaccccacaccccaaaacacacccacagggacccccaaagACCCCGAAACCcacccacagggacccccaaacaccccaaacaccccgAAACCCGCCCACAGGGAGCCCCAAACACCCCGAAACTCACCCACAGGGAGCCCCAAACACACCCACATGGAACCCCCAAACACCCCGAAACCCACCCACAGGGagccccaaacaccccaaaacccacccacagggagccccaaacaccccaaaacccacccacagggacccccaaacaCCCCGAAACCCGCCCACAGGGagccccaaacaccccaaaacccacccacagggacccccaaacaccccacaccccaaaacccacccacaggaaccccaaagaccccaaaacccacccacagggacccccaaacaccccatcccctgcccttagggacccccaaaacccccaaatcctcaccCCCCCATCCATAGGgacccccccaccccatccaccaggacccccaaacACCCAAAACCTCACCCCTGGTCCCATCCATAGGGACCCCCAAACACTCCCCATCCACAgggacccccccctccccggggtCCCCCAAACCCCGGGGGTCCGCACCAGCCTGGCCGCTCCGTCCCGCTGTCCCTCGGGGGTCCCGGGCGGGGTCCCCCGGCGCAGCTGCAGGGACACGCGGCACCCCCCGGCCCCCTCCAGCAGCCGCCCCACGGCCTCGGGGGACGCGCCCTCGAAGGAGACCCGCGCCCCCAGGACACGgtcacctgcggggacagccCGAGGGGCGCCCTGTCACCGCCGgtgtcacccccgtgtcacctTGTcacccccagtgtcaccctgtcactGCCAGTGTCACCTTGTCACCTCCAgtgtcacccccgtgtcacctTGTcacccccagtgtcaccctgtcaccGCCAGTGTCACCTTGTCACCTCCAgtgtcacccccgtgtcacctTGTcacccccagtgtcaccctgtcaccGCCAGTGTCACCTTGTCACCTCCAgtgtcacccccgtgtcacctTGTcacccccagtgtcaccctgtcactGCCAGTGTCACCTTGTcacccccagtgtcacccccgtgtcacctTGTcacccccagtgtcaccctgtcaccGCCAGTGTCACCTTGTCACCTCCAGTGCCAGCCCGGTGCCACCCTGTCACCCCCAGTGTCATCTTGtcatccccagtgtccccagtgtccccagtgtccccagtgtcatCTTGtcatccccagtgtccccagtgtccccagtgtccccagtgtcatCTTGtcatccccagtgtccccagtgtccccagtgtccccagtgtccccagtgtcccccagtgcccccagtgcccccagtgcccccagtgtccccccagtgcccccagtgccccccagtgtccccccagtgccccccagtgtccccccagtgccccccagtgtccccagtgtccccagtgccccccagtgtccccaatgtccccagtgtcccccagtgccccccagtgtccccagtgccccccaatgtccccagtgtcccccagtgtccccagtgcccccagtgcccccagtgtccccagtgccccccagtgtccccagtgtccccagtgtccccagtgccccccagtgtcccccccaatgtccccagtgtccccagtgtccccagtgccccccagtgtccccagtgtccccagtgtccccagtgtcctcacCCTGGCGCAGCCGCAGGGATTTGGGGGCCTCGGCCACGTAGACCCCGCGGCTGTCGCGGGCCAGgcgcagccccctccccaattcGGAGCCCgggcccagctccagcagctcctgggaggggagggggcacaggggggcaTTGGAGGGGGGGGGAACTCCCTCGGtgacccctccccagccccgggTCCCCCCCCCCATCACCGCAGACCCCTCCTCACCTCCATGGTGGGGGGTTCCCTCTTttggggggtctcgggggggaCAAGCAGGGGTCGGTGGTGACGGGTCCTGGAAAAAGGggcacagagacccccaaaacccctttacagccccccaaaccccgtcactgccccccaaatcccccaaaccccgtCACTGCCCCCCATTGCACCCCCAACCCCATCACAGCCCCCCATtgcacccccaaaccccactactgccccccaaattcccccaaaccccactccAGACCCCCAACCCCTCACTgcagccccccaaaccccgtCACTgccccccaattccccccaaaccccgtCACTGCCCCCCAATTCCCCTCAAACCCCATTACAGCCCCCCAttgcacccccaaatcccccccattGCACCCCCAAAGCCCATCGCAGcccctcaaatcccccaaaaccgCATTACAGCCCCCCATTGCACCCCCAAAGCCCATCgcagccccaaatccaccctaTTGCACCCCCACACCTCACTgcagcccccaaatccccccaaaccccatcgcagcccccccaaatccccccaaagcCCACTgcagccccccaaatcccccccattGCACCCCCAAAGCCCATCgcagccccccaaatccctcccaacCCCCATCCCGGACCCCTTTTTCCCAGCCcgcaccccaaattcccctcctCACCTTCCCGCTGCGCCGCTGCTCTGCCGGAGGCTCCGcgtcccccccacccccagctcGGGGGGacccccccttttttttggaatccccctccccccccacgCAGCCGCGGGACAAGGGGGGTCCTTGTCCTGCCCCCCCCCCggggaattccgggaatttgggggaatcAGCAGAAATTCCCGTGGGATGGAGCCGGGCCTGAGGCCGGGATgggggggtgggatggggggaGAGATCCTGGGGagcccccaaaacctccccataACCCCCTAAAccacccccgggacccccataacacccctgggacccccaaaccgCTGCTGGGACCCCCCCTAAaccaccccgggaccccccaaaccaccccttAACCCTCTAAgccacccctgggaccccccccaacCACCCCataaccccaaaaatcacccctgggacccctcaaacctcacctgggacccccccataaccaccccgggaccccctaAACCCTCCTCACAACCCCCGTAACACCtctgagacccccaaaaccaccccataacccccaaaatcacccctgGGACGCCCTAAACCAACCCCGGGACCCCATAAACAACTGCTGGGACCCCCTAAACTCTGTTTTGGGGCTCTAAATGGAGAGGGAACCTCCTTATGCCATTATTTTAAGGTGTAAATCaatgggggaaaaggagggaaacgtgaggggaaatgtgaggggaaaagagaggggaatgtgaggggaaaaggggggaaatgtgaggggaaaagagaggggaatgtgaggggaaaagagagggaaatgtgaggggaaaagagagggaaatgtgaggggaaaaggaggggaaatgtgaggggaaaaggaaaaagagcgggaaatgtgaggggaaaaacagcgggaaatgtgaggggaaaaacagcgggaaatgtgaggggaaaagagagggaaatgtgaggggaaaaggaggggaaatgtgaggggaaaagagagagaaatttgAAGGAGAAAgggtgggaaatgtgagggggaaaaaggaaggaatgtgaggggaaaggagagagaaatgtgagggtaaaagagagggaaatgtgaagggaaaagagggacgtgtgaggggaaaaggggggaaatgtgagggggaaagagagggaaatgtgagggggagagggaaatgtgaggggaaaagagagagaaatgtgagggggaaatggtgggaaatgtgaggggaaaagagagggaaatgtgagggggaaaagggtgggaactgtgaggggaaaagggagggaaatgtgagagaggaagagagggaaatgtgaggggaaaaagaggaaaatgtgaggggaaaagagagggaaatgtgagggggaaaagggagggaaaccggaggggaaaagagagaaatttgaAGGAGAAAgggtgggaaatgtgaggggaaaagagcgggaaatgtgaggggaaaagagcgggaaatgtgaggggaaaagagcgggaaatgtgaggggaaaagagcgggaaatgtgaggggaaaagggggggaaatgtgaggggaaaaggggggggaatgtgagggggaaagagagggaaatgtgaggggaaaagagagggaaatgtgaggggaaaagagagagaaatttgAAGGAGAAAgggtgggaaatgtgaggggaaaaaaggaaggaatgtgaggggaaaagagagggaaatgtgaggggaaaagagagagaaatgtgaggggaaaagggagggaaatgtgaggggaaaaaagggcgggaaacgtgaggggaaaagagagagaaacgTGAGGGAGAAAgggtgggaaatgtgaggggaaaatgatgggaaatgtgagggggaaagagagggaaatgtgaggggaaaagagagaaatgtgagggggaaatggtgggaaatgtgagggggaaatggtgggaaatgtgaggggaaaaaaggggaaatgtgaggggaaaggggagggcTGGGTCGCCTGAGGGGTTCTGGGGGGCCTCAGGGGATTTGAGGGATCCGGGGTGCAgtgagggttttggggtgctctgaggggttttggggtcttcACGCCAAGGAGCTCTGGAGAGCTGTGGAGGACTCAGGGGGGTGCTGCTCCAGGATCCCCACAGCCTGGATTGTCGCGGTGAGCCGCCCTTAAATTCCGCCCCGGGCAGGGTCTGGGAGGTGGGATCACTCCTAAAATCACTCCTAAAATCACTCCTAAAATCCCTGCTCCGAaaaagccaggctgtgctgggctgaacTCTGGGGACCCCTCCTCTTAAAGGGCCACA carries:
- the PRX gene encoding periaxin, which codes for MEELLELGPGSELGRGLRLARDSRGVYVAEAPKSLRLRQGDRVLGARVSFEGASPEAVGRLLEGAGGCRVSLQLRRGTPPGTPEGQRDGAARLPIPVPAAPKKPPAAPVPPAAAPLSVELALPKLPKLPKPRGAAAPEPPVPPEPPRPPRPRLTVREAAAARTPLPEPPEPPELPPAGSGPRIPAVELAAPKGSLGLSPPPWGKGGPATTPEGAGGDEEGAPGARGGFPALRVPSVPIDVPKAAVELAPELGLASPEPPGASPDAGSRFAQGLRKLSRELEAPAVEIAPKPPKFRLPRLGRALAKLREGGGTPPVPPPGIAIPSVELHLGAVGDAGAKLKVPKLSLAPFGDIEDGPRFGAGGAPGSPRLRAPRFGIAAAALPKFGGSSPDLRPGGVPKAPPKRGGSAESLILGWTAPERAGTLRSRPKSRGASAPPWPPRIPIPAVGFALPGPEPAPAPERPEARRAPEPPALKVPVLELAPPGLDGTSEPPGRRFGVKLPKFGAGSSGSAAGASGRMRRGGSKPVAEEGGAPAMGTPGAAAGCPGWVSPPAGPRRSPPNWGGCGSPTWSSAPGTPKSLASGGSPPAAIRGGSGARGPPNSSCRSWC
- the PLD3 gene encoding 5'-3' exonuclease PLD3, which gives rise to MGLDGAYAQPQRPHGAALFALLSVLFLLTLLLLLHPRPRAADAACEDGCRIVLVESIPEGLVLGAAPGPSTFEAWLGLLAKARHRVDIASFYWTLTNGDTRTRQPSAAQGERILAELLRLPGRGVAVRVAVSAPSPEAPLDDLRALERSGAAVRAVDLPRLTGGVLHTKFWLVDGVHLYIGSANMDWRALTQVKELGAAIYNCSCLAEDLGKIFEAYWALGVPGASIPAPWPDNYSTSINAETPLETTLNGTAAAVYFSSSPPALLAAGRTGDLEALLGVVDGAAAFVDVAVMSYVASTEFSRPERFWPAIDERLRRAVVERGVRLRLLAGCWPHSRAAMFPFLKSLAAVADNRTGYAVEVRLFLVPASAAQSRIPFARVSHTKYMVTDKAAYVGTSNWSGDYFERTAGSALVVAQPGAGAGTFRERLQDVFERDWSSQYSVDIGDSQSWGSRCGPR